One Narcine bancroftii isolate sNarBan1 chromosome 3, sNarBan1.hap1, whole genome shotgun sequence DNA window includes the following coding sequences:
- the utp6 gene encoding U3 small nucleolar RNA-associated protein 6 homolog, which yields MAELVQRALEEQLPVLEQLERAGLVSSAERRMVIKKITALEHKVHRRVLSKENFINYIQYEINFLELVKKRRVRTGYHFKKEEIEYAVVNWVHGLFQRALSRWKGDIQLWLSHIAFCKKWNAKFKLSKVFSAMLAIHPDKPALWIMAAKWEMEDKLSSENARHLFLRALRFHPESQKLYQEYFRMELMHAEKIQKEKEILKKAKLELDDAAGPEEIISGELARVVYKNAIQKISGNVEFHLSFWNIAVLFQFAQKLQEEILSDLQSLNPHQTQTWDFMARRELEVGSGAADPHPQQKPAAAKELERREQCCWAVYDQAVVSVPTEAMWKCYITFCLERLQRKTNKAALREKRLQQVLSVFERAKEASLLPQALIKPWLSLLVECGARDKAVEVVETACNGFGSSLEAWQGSLEVLMELQSPGVSGLIQKAFHKVPPTDSLPLWLLYLKWSESTCSANETQALYQRALRTQIPAISITVKEHYLDWAQRTGGYRKARKVFTRLHEHRPISLEFFTKMIAIEKDQDSGHMPRLRELYERALHEFGSRHADLWLQYIMEERSHRQGKAELTGQIYWRAMKMLQGLEVEKFVSQYTLLQTGHL from the exons AATGGTGATAAAGAAAATTACAGCTCTGGAGCACAAGGTACATAGGAGAGTACTCAGCAAGGAGAATTTCATCAACTACATCCAG TATGAAATCAATTTTCTCGAATTGGTAAAGAAAAGGCGTGTG CGGACAGGCTACCACTTTAAGAAAGAGGAAATCGAATATGCCGTTGTTAATTGGGTCCATGGGTTGTTCCAGCGAGCACTGTCCAGGTGGAAG GGTGATATCCAGTTATGGCTTTCTCACATTGCCTTCTGCAAGAAGTGG AATGCCAAGTTCAAGTTGAGCAAGGTGTTTTCTGCAATGTTGGCCATTCATCCTGACAAACCAG CACTGTGGATCATGGCAGCCAAGTGGGAAATGGAAGACAAGTTATCCTCAGAGAATGCAAGGCATCTGTTCTTACGAGCTCTCCGCTTTCACCCAGAATCTCAGAAGTTGTATCAGGAG TATTTCCGGATGGAGCTGATGCATGCTGAGAAAATCCAGAAGGAAAAGGAGATCCTGAAGAAGGCAAAGCTGGAGCTG GATGATGCAGCAGGGCCGGAGGAGATCATCAGTGGGGAATTGGCTCGTGTTGTGTACAAAAATGCCATCCAGAAAATTTCAG GAAATGTCGAGTTCCATCTATCCTTCTGGAATATTGCAGTGCTTTTTCAATTTGCCCAGAAACTCCAGGAAGAAATTCTCTCCGA TCTTCAGTCCCTGAACCCTCACCAGACACAAACCTGGGACTTCATGGCCAGGCGGGAGCTGGAAGTGGGCAGTGGGGCAGCGGACCCTCACCCACAACAGAAGCCAGCAGCTGCCAAGGAGCTAGAAAGGCGAGAGCAGTGTTGCTGGGCTGTGTACGATCAAGCTGTGGTGTCTGTACCAACAG AAGCCATGTGGAAATGTTACATCACCTTCTGCCTGGAGCGACTCCAACGGAAAACTAACAAAGCAGCTCTGCGAGAGAAG AGGCTGCAGCAGGTGTTGTCGGTGTTTGAACGTGCGAAGGAAGCCTCCCTTCTGCCCCAAGCTCTCATCAAACCATGG CTTAGCTTACTGGTGGAATGTGGTGCCAGGGACAAGGCTGTAGAAGTGGTGGAGACTGCCTGCAACGGATTTGGCAGCAGCCTGGAGGCCTGGCAGGGCAGCCTGGAGGTTTTAATGGAGCTGCAGAGTCCGGGTGTGAGCGGCCTCATCCAGAAGgccttccacaaggttccccccACG GACAGTTTGCCGTTGTGGCTTCTCTATCTGAAGTGGAGTGAATCGACATGCAGTGCTAATGAGACACAGGCTCTCTATCAG CGAGCCCTACGGACGCAAATCCCGGCCATCTCCATAACTGTGAAAGAGCATTACCTGGACTGGGCCCAGAGGACAGGAGGCTACAGGAAAGCACGGAAGGTGTTTACCAG GCTCCACGAGCACAGGCCCATTTCCCTGGAGTTCTTCACAAAAATGATCGCCATTGAGAAAGACCAG GACAGTGGACACATGCCGCGGCTGAGGGAACTGTATGAACGAGCACTCCACGAGTTTGGATCCAGGCATGCAG ATCTCTGGCTACAATACATCATGGAGGAGCGGAGCCACAGACAGGGCAAGGCTGAACTCACAGGGCAGATCTACTGGCGAGCAATGAAGATGCTGCAGGGGCTGGAGGTGGAGAAGTTTGTATCCCAGTACACACTTCTACAGACGGGGCACCTGTAG